In the Necator americanus strain Aroian chromosome X, whole genome shotgun sequence genome, ccatacattgcaaaaaggtgctctcgtccagcacatcaccaaagcccataacttgaaaggtcaactgactgaagggagcatggaatctttggcaacaaccattcgtttcgtcacgctgaactgccgaacacaatcgagtgaactccaacaagccgctctatccagacttctgcgatatctgtgtgtgccttttgctgcactgcaggaaacacgcatgagagatcggcccgtcatcagcatcgaaaattacaccatatactgcggcgatgctgattagaaaaaaagtaggtggctgcgcgatagctgtgaggaacgattacaagaatctggtggaggaatttggctcaacgtcgtctagatgcgcctttctacgacataggacgtaaactctggatcgtaagtgctcacacACCTATGGATACctctgaggacaacagtaagggcgccttctatgatgaactcaatgcgttgatatctaaaataccaagccagcaggtggtcgttgtcggaatcgacgcaaatgcgaagatgggactcgaacagcaatccgatgtgctaggaaaatggtattatccagcggagcgcacgtcggacaacggtgaccgtctgccgacttgtgcgaacagaagggcttcatcatcgcttccaagTTTCTACGTCCacgaatcatcgacgccatcagctcacgtggctc is a window encoding:
- a CDS encoding hypothetical protein (NECATOR_CHRX.G24336.T1); translation: MDTSEDNSKGAFYDELNALISKIPSQQVVVVGIDANAKMGLEQQSDVLGKWYYPAERTSDNGDRLPTCANRRASSSLPSFYVHESSTPSAHVALLTMKSSASGR